Proteins encoded by one window of Halomonas sp. Bachu 37:
- the rraA gene encoding ribonuclease E activity regulator RraA, with protein sequence MPTIITPDICDTYPEVTVLNPIFANYGGIEAFYGPIRTIKCFEDNSLVKQAVAEPGDGAVLVVDAGGSHRCAMLGDMLAEQAVKNGWAGVLMYGCVRDVDILAELELGVQAIGHHPRKSEKRGEGQRDGEVTFAGATLVPGQWLYADNNGVLIATNELKLPV encoded by the coding sequence ATGCCTACGATCATTACCCCCGATATCTGTGACACTTATCCCGAAGTGACCGTTCTCAACCCTATCTTTGCCAACTATGGTGGAATAGAAGCGTTTTACGGCCCAATACGCACCATCAAGTGCTTCGAGGATAATTCTCTGGTCAAGCAAGCCGTTGCCGAGCCCGGCGATGGTGCCGTGCTTGTCGTCGATGCCGGTGGCTCACACCGCTGCGCCATGCTCGGCGACATGCTGGCGGAACAGGCAGTGAAGAACGGCTGGGCCGGTGTGTTGATGTACGGCTGTGTTCGCGACGTGGATATTCTGGCCGAGCTGGAACTCGGCGTGCAGGCGATTGGCCATCACCCGCGCAAGAGCGAGAAACGCGGTGAGGGCCAACGCGATGGAGAGGTTACTTTCGCCGGAGCCACCCTGGTGCCGGGGCAATGGTTGTATGCCGATAACAATGGCGTACTCATCGCCACTAACGAACTGAAATTGCCGGTTTAG
- a CDS encoding glycerophosphodiester phosphodiesterase family protein has translation MLPLSRLGSDVARTLRDHLRPLIAYHLFFTLLASALLLPLVAWIIRHFLARLQRTVIGIEEFMALIFSPVGLLTMLVVVGLSFLLLYLQHAGMMLVAVRPRDNHYRLAFEALWRCLRRLPALSGLVVMQVGSHLLLLAPFMFACAWLYDFWLGGLDPYYVQRIRPPAFWYFLVSALPLVLCWAAVAAWLYLRWLLALPVLILEGQGPRAALKRSVSLTRGWRRSIAIAIISLLVLIVALPFLVTWVFDEVVTPLLWWLPERNAVLIPAMLAYLTGYVLITLTVTFLGVAANALLSACLYMRLAHEAPRPLPPQPDAHPGRLAWAVELSVLLFAASQAWWIVNSFEIRDEVTIIAHRGSSMTAPENTIAALQQAVADQAHYIELDVRLSADNEVLLYHDTNMMRLTGDPREFGELTRQELQEFDVGSWFGDRFIGETIPGLDQALTAVRGKAGLMIDMKPLLGEERALAEAVLTTLREEAEQRTACYQRLDADRPEALTECGNRDVMQEMRLATMSPEMATYLKAREPDLRITLLAQLVLPGTLNRSGFDALGLRHTRISEEEIELAHRFGYEIHAWTVNGRARMSQLIDLGVDAIITDYPVHLRELMDERRELSDGALMLVKLRNWLRQ, from the coding sequence ATGCTGCCACTTTCCCGCCTTGGCTCCGATGTCGCCAGGACGCTACGCGACCATCTCCGGCCGTTGATTGCGTATCATCTTTTTTTCACTCTGCTCGCCTCGGCCCTGCTGCTCCCCTTGGTCGCCTGGATCATTCGCCATTTTCTGGCACGCCTTCAGCGCACGGTGATCGGCATCGAAGAGTTCATGGCGCTGATATTCAGTCCAGTCGGGTTGCTCACCATGCTGGTGGTAGTGGGGTTGAGCTTCCTGCTGCTCTATCTGCAACATGCTGGAATGATGCTGGTCGCGGTGCGCCCCCGCGACAATCACTATCGATTAGCGTTCGAGGCACTATGGCGGTGCCTGCGCCGGCTTCCCGCATTGTCTGGGCTCGTGGTAATGCAGGTGGGTTCACACTTGCTGCTCCTCGCGCCTTTCATGTTTGCCTGCGCCTGGCTCTATGACTTCTGGCTCGGTGGACTTGATCCTTATTATGTCCAACGCATACGCCCCCCAGCATTCTGGTATTTCCTGGTGTCAGCGCTACCTTTGGTGCTTTGCTGGGCGGCTGTGGCTGCCTGGTTGTACCTACGCTGGCTTCTGGCCTTGCCGGTCCTGATACTCGAGGGCCAGGGGCCCCGTGCAGCCCTCAAGCGCAGTGTCTCGTTGACCCGGGGCTGGCGACGCTCCATCGCGATAGCTATCATCAGCTTGCTCGTACTGATCGTTGCCTTGCCGTTTCTAGTCACCTGGGTATTCGATGAAGTCGTCACCCCGCTTTTATGGTGGCTACCGGAACGTAACGCGGTACTGATTCCCGCCATGCTGGCTTACCTGACCGGCTACGTACTGATAACCCTGACCGTCACCTTTTTGGGTGTTGCCGCCAATGCGCTGCTTTCCGCTTGTCTCTACATGCGACTCGCCCATGAGGCGCCACGACCTTTGCCACCACAGCCGGACGCTCACCCGGGACGTTTGGCGTGGGCCGTCGAGCTTAGTGTTCTGCTCTTTGCTGCCAGCCAGGCATGGTGGATCGTCAACAGCTTCGAAATTCGCGATGAAGTGACGATCATCGCCCATCGCGGTAGTTCAATGACAGCGCCGGAAAACACGATTGCCGCTCTTCAGCAAGCCGTGGCTGACCAGGCCCACTATATCGAGCTCGATGTTCGGCTCAGTGCCGACAACGAAGTTCTGCTCTATCACGACACCAACATGATGCGACTTACCGGTGATCCACGTGAATTCGGCGAGCTGACTCGGCAGGAGCTGCAGGAGTTCGATGTGGGTAGCTGGTTCGGCGACCGTTTCATCGGCGAAACCATCCCCGGGCTGGACCAGGCATTGACGGCGGTACGCGGCAAGGCGGGATTGATGATCGACATGAAACCGCTTCTCGGCGAGGAGCGAGCCTTGGCGGAAGCCGTCTTGACCACGCTGCGCGAAGAAGCCGAACAACGTACCGCGTGTTACCAACGCCTCGATGCCGACCGCCCGGAAGCGCTGACCGAATGTGGGAATCGTGACGTCATGCAGGAGATGCGTCTGGCCACCATGTCCCCCGAGATGGCCACTTACCTCAAGGCTCGTGAACCCGACTTGCGCATCACCCTGCTCGCTCAACTGGTTCTTCCGGGGACGCTCAACCGCAGTGGTTTCGATGCCCTGGGACTACGCCACACGCGCATCAGCGAGGAGGAGATAGAGCTGGCCCATCGTTTCGGTTACGAGATTCATGCCTGGACGGTCAACGGACGCGCACGCATGTCGCAACTTATCGACCTTGGCGTGGACGCCATCATCACCGACTATCCGGTGCACCTGAGAGAGCTGATGGACGAGCGCCGCGAACTAAGCGACGGCGCCCTGATGCTGGTCAAGCTGCGTAACTGGCTACGCCAATGA
- the ggt gene encoding gamma-glutamyltransferase → MLQRLSFGTFSCLLALPMSALAFTYNSPSIEPEVASGYEEKPGWSAERFAVAAANPLATDAGYQVLKAGGSAIDATVAVQMVLALVEPQSSGIGGGAFLMHYDGNEVQAYDGRETAPSGVDEALFLNEEGEPLEFMEAVASGLSVGVPGTLRVLEMAHAEHGKLPWKDLFSPAITLAEEGFAVSPRLHTSVAEETYLQDDELARTLYYSQDGQPVEAGETLRNPALAAILRTIAEQGSAALYQGEFAEDLVARVQSHPQRPGELTLEDLNTYEAVQREPLCTPWQQWEVCGFPPPSSGHLTIMQILGILDHLPMVEAPLEGGEPGDTYLHQFLEASRLAFADRGRYIADPDFVEAPGGDWKTMLAPEYLQTRAELIENDVSMGENAEPGRPGELATSWATQPQQPEYGTSHISILDEEGNAVAMTTTIEQAFGSRIMSDGGTGLAGGYLLNNELTDFSFTPEVDGEPVANRVEPGKRPRSSMSPTLVFERESGELVASLGSPGGAAIIHYTARTLAALRDWGLDAQEALELPHAITLGGPVYLEQDRFPEETLKALQERGHEVSERELTSGLQALVRQEDGTLRGGADPRREGVVMGD, encoded by the coding sequence ATGCTTCAACGGCTCAGCTTTGGCACCTTCTCATGCTTGCTGGCGCTGCCGATGTCGGCGCTTGCCTTTACCTACAATTCCCCTTCGATCGAGCCCGAGGTTGCCTCCGGCTATGAAGAGAAACCGGGCTGGTCGGCGGAGCGTTTCGCCGTGGCGGCAGCCAATCCGCTGGCGACCGATGCTGGCTACCAGGTACTCAAGGCGGGTGGTAGCGCCATTGATGCCACCGTAGCGGTACAGATGGTACTTGCCCTGGTGGAACCGCAATCCAGCGGCATCGGCGGTGGGGCATTTCTCATGCATTATGACGGCAACGAGGTACAGGCCTACGATGGCCGCGAAACGGCACCGAGTGGCGTGGACGAAGCGTTGTTTCTGAATGAAGAGGGTGAGCCGCTGGAGTTCATGGAAGCGGTTGCCAGCGGGCTTTCCGTCGGTGTGCCGGGCACGTTGAGAGTGCTGGAGATGGCTCACGCCGAGCATGGAAAGTTACCCTGGAAGGACCTTTTCAGTCCCGCCATCACCTTGGCGGAAGAGGGCTTTGCCGTGAGCCCTCGCCTGCATACCAGCGTGGCGGAAGAGACCTATCTGCAAGATGACGAATTGGCTAGAACGCTCTATTACTCGCAAGACGGACAGCCGGTTGAAGCGGGCGAAACGCTGCGCAACCCTGCTCTTGCCGCAATCTTGCGTACCATAGCCGAGCAGGGTAGCGCGGCGCTCTATCAAGGTGAATTCGCCGAAGACCTGGTGGCGCGTGTGCAATCACACCCGCAGCGCCCAGGCGAGTTGACACTGGAAGATCTGAATACCTATGAAGCCGTGCAGCGGGAACCGCTTTGCACGCCATGGCAACAATGGGAAGTGTGCGGTTTTCCGCCGCCATCTTCAGGCCACCTTACCATCATGCAGATACTCGGCATTCTCGATCATTTGCCGATGGTGGAAGCGCCCCTTGAAGGGGGAGAGCCCGGCGACACTTATCTGCATCAATTCCTCGAGGCCTCGCGGTTGGCCTTCGCCGACCGCGGCCGCTATATCGCGGATCCCGATTTTGTCGAGGCACCGGGCGGGGACTGGAAAACAATGCTGGCGCCGGAGTACCTGCAGACCCGCGCCGAGCTGATCGAAAACGATGTAAGCATGGGCGAGAACGCCGAGCCGGGCCGGCCCGGAGAGCTTGCGACCTCGTGGGCGACGCAACCGCAGCAACCGGAATACGGCACCAGCCATATCAGCATCTTGGATGAAGAGGGCAATGCCGTGGCCATGACCACCACTATCGAGCAGGCGTTCGGGTCACGCATCATGAGCGATGGTGGCACTGGACTAGCGGGAGGCTACCTGCTCAACAATGAGCTCACTGATTTCTCTTTCACTCCTGAAGTCGATGGAGAACCGGTCGCCAACCGGGTCGAACCGGGTAAGCGGCCGCGTTCCAGCATGAGCCCTACCTTGGTCTTCGAGCGGGAAAGTGGTGAGTTGGTGGCCAGCCTGGGTTCACCGGGTGGTGCGGCGATCATCCATTACACGGCACGTACCCTTGCTGCCCTACGCGATTGGGGGTTGGATGCCCAGGAAGCACTGGAATTGCCCCATGCGATCACCTTGGGCGGGCCGGTATATCTCGAGCAGGATCGCTTCCCCGAGGAAACACTGAAAGCCTTGCAAGAACGTGGCCACGAGGTAAGTGAAAGAGAACTGACCAGCGGTCTTCAAGCGCTGGTACGTCAGGAAGATGGCACGTTGCGAGGGGGAGCCGATCCGCGCCGGGAAGGGGTGGTAATGGGTGATTGA
- the ppsA gene encoding phosphoenolpyruvate synthase translates to MEEYILWFNQLGMADVERVGGKNASLGEMISNLAGAGVTVPGGFATTAHAYREFLSHEGLNERINQALARLDVDDVKELATVGSQIRQWIIDTPLPPAFENALREAYDSLQSRHQDLKVAVRSSATAEDLPDASFAGQQETFLNIEGFDNIKRAVHEVFASLFNDRAISYRVHRGYAHENVALSAGVQKMVRSETGASGVMFTLDTESGYRDAVFVTGSWGLGETVVQGAVNPDEFYVHKPTLAASRPAVLRRNLGSKLIKMVYTEQTSAGKSVATVDVPLADRNRFCIGDDQVMALARQAVTIEQHYGRPMDIEWALDGDDGELYIVQARPETVVSQQEGGKLERFHLKEKGRTLVTGRAIGQRIGRGAVKIVLSPDEMEKVNPGDVLVTDMTDPDWEPIMKRASAIVTNRGGRTCHAAIIARELGIPAVVGCGDATQLLEEGRDVTVSCAEGDTGHVYEGLLEFDCKVSSVESMPEIPFKIMMNVGNPDRAFGFAGLPHAGVGLARLEFIINRMIGVHPKALLEYDTLPSDLQQIIDLRTAGYADPVSFYVDKLVEGISTLAAAFHPQRVIVRLSDFKSNEYENLIGGKLYEPGEENPMLGFRGASRYISDAFRPCFELECRALKRVREEMGLDNIEIMVPFVRTTDEAREVVELLAANGLRRGDNGLKVIMMCELPANALLADEFLKYFDGFSIGSNDLTQLTLGLDRDSGIVAHLFDERNPAVKKLLAMAIEACKAQGKYVGICGQGPSDHPDLAKWLMEQGIDSVSLNPDAVLETWFMLAGEQIA, encoded by the coding sequence GTGGAAGAGTACATTCTGTGGTTCAATCAGCTAGGTATGGCCGATGTCGAACGCGTGGGGGGAAAAAACGCATCACTCGGCGAGATGATTTCGAACCTGGCGGGCGCCGGCGTCACGGTGCCGGGAGGCTTTGCCACCACCGCTCATGCCTACCGTGAGTTTCTGTCCCATGAAGGACTCAACGAACGCATCAACCAGGCTTTGGCTCGGCTGGATGTGGATGATGTAAAGGAACTGGCTACGGTAGGGTCGCAGATTCGTCAGTGGATTATCGATACGCCCCTGCCCCCGGCGTTCGAAAACGCCCTGCGCGAAGCCTATGACTCACTGCAGTCCAGGCATCAGGATCTCAAGGTCGCCGTGCGCAGTTCCGCCACTGCTGAAGATCTCCCCGATGCATCGTTTGCCGGCCAGCAGGAAACCTTCCTCAATATCGAAGGCTTCGACAATATCAAGCGAGCGGTACATGAGGTCTTCGCCTCGCTGTTCAACGACCGTGCCATTTCGTATCGGGTGCATCGTGGCTACGCTCATGAGAACGTCGCGTTATCGGCGGGCGTGCAGAAAATGGTGCGCTCGGAAACCGGCGCCAGCGGCGTGATGTTCACACTGGATACCGAGTCCGGTTACCGCGATGCCGTTTTCGTCACCGGCTCGTGGGGGCTGGGCGAGACCGTGGTCCAGGGCGCCGTCAACCCCGATGAATTCTACGTGCACAAGCCCACCCTGGCGGCCTCACGGCCTGCGGTATTGCGCCGCAATCTGGGTTCCAAGTTGATCAAGATGGTGTATACCGAGCAGACCAGTGCCGGCAAGTCAGTCGCTACCGTGGATGTTCCCTTGGCCGATCGAAACCGCTTCTGTATCGGCGATGACCAGGTCATGGCATTGGCGCGCCAGGCCGTCACCATCGAGCAGCATTATGGCCGCCCCATGGATATCGAATGGGCGCTGGACGGCGACGATGGCGAGCTGTACATCGTCCAGGCTCGGCCCGAAACGGTGGTGTCCCAGCAGGAAGGCGGCAAGCTGGAACGCTTCCATCTCAAGGAAAAAGGCAGAACCCTGGTTACCGGCCGTGCCATCGGTCAGCGTATCGGCCGCGGGGCGGTAAAGATCGTGCTTTCTCCCGATGAGATGGAGAAGGTCAATCCGGGTGATGTGTTGGTCACCGACATGACCGACCCTGATTGGGAGCCGATCATGAAGCGCGCCTCGGCCATCGTGACCAACCGGGGCGGGCGAACCTGTCATGCCGCCATTATTGCCCGCGAGCTGGGTATCCCTGCAGTGGTGGGATGCGGTGACGCCACACAGCTGCTGGAAGAGGGGCGGGACGTGACCGTCTCCTGTGCCGAAGGCGATACCGGCCATGTCTACGAAGGCTTGCTGGAGTTCGACTGCAAGGTTTCCAGTGTCGAGTCCATGCCCGAGATTCCGTTCAAGATCATGATGAACGTGGGTAACCCCGATCGCGCCTTCGGTTTTGCTGGCTTGCCCCACGCCGGGGTCGGGCTGGCGCGGCTCGAATTCATCATCAATCGCATGATCGGGGTCCACCCCAAGGCGCTGCTGGAGTACGATACGCTACCTTCTGATCTGCAACAGATCATCGATTTGCGTACGGCGGGATATGCCGATCCGGTCAGCTTTTATGTCGACAAGCTGGTGGAGGGTATTTCCACCTTGGCGGCGGCTTTCCATCCCCAGCGGGTAATAGTTCGGCTATCCGACTTCAAGTCCAACGAGTACGAAAACCTGATCGGCGGCAAGCTGTATGAGCCGGGAGAAGAGAATCCCATGCTCGGTTTCCGCGGGGCGTCACGTTACATCTCCGACGCCTTCCGCCCCTGTTTCGAGCTGGAGTGTCGTGCGCTCAAGCGAGTCCGCGAAGAGATGGGCCTGGACAATATCGAGATCATGGTGCCGTTCGTACGTACCACGGATGAAGCGCGCGAGGTGGTGGAGCTCCTGGCAGCCAATGGGCTCAGGCGGGGCGATAACGGTCTCAAAGTCATCATGATGTGCGAGCTGCCGGCCAACGCCCTGCTGGCGGATGAGTTCCTGAAATATTTCGATGGCTTCTCGATCGGCTCCAATGACCTGACTCAGCTTACGCTGGGGTTGGATCGCGACTCGGGTATTGTCGCTCACCTGTTCGACGAGCGTAACCCGGCAGTGAAGAAGTTGTTGGCCATGGCAATCGAGGCGTGCAAGGCTCAGGGGAAATATGTGGGGATTTGTGGTCAAGGGCCCTCGGATCACCCGGACCTGGCCAAATGGCTGATGGAGCAAGGCATCGATTCCGTTTCGTTGAACCCCGATGCGGTACTGGAAACCTGGTTCATGCTGGCGGGAGAACAGATCGCCTGA
- a CDS encoding pyruvate, water dikinase regulatory protein produces MTRTAFFISDGTGITAESLGRSLLAQFSNVEIAMITKPYVDTLDKARELLKVIEATAARDGHRPLIIDTIVDQGIRDVIRQAPGFKADIFSTFLEPLEQELNTHSSYSVGRTHSIGSEDVYMDRIHSVHFALDNDDGARTHQYDQADIILVGVSRCGKTPTSLYLALQFGIRAANYPLTEDDQDEDGVLKLPKSLAPHRHKLFGLTIDPRRLAAIRHERRPNSRYSSMDQCMQEVEQAESLYRTMNIPSIDTTRFSVEEISTRMIAETGLARRFSPR; encoded by the coding sequence ATGACACGCACCGCTTTTTTCATTTCCGATGGTACTGGTATAACGGCGGAGAGTCTGGGACGCAGCCTGTTAGCGCAGTTTTCCAATGTCGAAATCGCCATGATAACCAAGCCCTACGTGGACACACTGGACAAGGCGCGGGAGCTGCTCAAGGTGATCGAAGCGACAGCAGCCCGGGACGGCCATCGCCCCTTGATCATCGACACCATCGTCGACCAGGGCATACGAGATGTCATTCGCCAGGCGCCGGGCTTCAAGGCGGATATCTTCTCTACCTTCCTTGAGCCGCTGGAACAGGAGTTGAATACCCACTCCTCCTACAGCGTGGGGCGCACCCATTCGATCGGCAGCGAGGATGTCTACATGGATCGCATCCATTCGGTACATTTCGCCCTGGACAACGATGACGGCGCTCGAACCCATCAATACGACCAGGCCGATATCATTCTCGTCGGCGTATCACGCTGCGGCAAAACGCCGACGTCACTTTACCTGGCACTTCAATTCGGAATTCGTGCGGCCAACTATCCGCTCACCGAAGATGACCAGGACGAGGATGGCGTCCTGAAACTGCCGAAATCCCTCGCTCCGCATCGCCACAAGCTGTTCGGCTTGACCATCGACCCGCGGCGCTTGGCCGCCATTCGCCATGAACGGCGGCCCAACAGCCGTTACAGCTCAATGGATCAATGCATGCAGGAAGTGGAACAGGCGGAATCGCTCTACCGTACGATGAATATCCCCTCTATCGACACCACCCGCTTTTCCGTTGAGGAGATATCCACCCGCATGATTGCCGAAACCGGTTTGGCACGGCGCTTCTCGCCCCGTTGA
- a CDS encoding hypoxanthine-guanine phosphoribosyltransferase, giving the protein MPKLDKEALESLATMREVMDNADCLISQEEVELALDRMAAEITRDLGDKLPVFYCVMNGGLITTGHLLTRLGFPLEVDYLHATRYRNELRGGELFWRVSPEIPMAGRHVVIVDDILDEGATLAAILAYCREAKAASITTAVLVDKTHDRKAVPGLKADYCSLEVVDRYVFGFGMDYKGYWRNAPGIFAPKGL; this is encoded by the coding sequence ATGCCGAAGCTGGATAAGGAGGCGTTAGAGTCTCTTGCCACCATGCGTGAGGTCATGGATAACGCCGATTGCCTGATTTCCCAAGAGGAAGTCGAGCTTGCCCTGGATCGAATGGCCGCAGAAATTACCCGGGACCTGGGCGATAAACTGCCCGTATTCTATTGCGTGATGAATGGCGGCTTGATCACTACCGGCCATCTCTTGACTCGTCTGGGTTTTCCCCTGGAAGTGGATTACCTGCATGCCACCCGGTATCGCAATGAGTTGCGTGGCGGAGAGCTTTTCTGGCGGGTCTCGCCCGAGATTCCCATGGCGGGGCGTCACGTCGTGATCGTCGATGACATTCTGGACGAAGGCGCGACGTTGGCGGCGATCCTGGCCTACTGCCGAGAGGCCAAGGCAGCCAGCATCACCACCGCGGTTCTAGTCGACAAGACTCACGATCGCAAGGCGGTGCCGGGGCTCAAGGCCGATTACTGCAGCCTGGAAGTCGTGGACCGTTATGTGTTCGGTTTCGGCATGGACTACAAGGGCTACTGGCGCAACGCACCCGGCATCTTCGCTCCCAAGGGGCTATGA
- the nagZ gene encoding beta-N-acetylhexosaminidase, whose product MTQTIGSVMLDLEGTHLTKDDERLLQHPAVGGVILFARNVVDGTQVRELCADIRRIRPELLLSVDQEGGRVQRIQSGVTRLPSMATLGGLYQEDPETTLRIAKDAGWLLGMEMAACGLDLSFAPVLDVDTGVSSVIGDRSFGADPKRVARLGEAFIHGLHEAGMAAVGKHFPGHGGIAADSHLELPVDERSLDTLKATDLVPFTHLASQLDGIMPAHVVYSAFDSRPAGFSPSWLGMLRESLGFKGCIFSDDLSMAGAHEAGSPSERARAALDAGCDMLLVCNDREAAVEVLESCESLDCRRAAKLRYGRARPNLEALTALARWRRTHARLEALAAEGSS is encoded by the coding sequence ATGACCCAGACGATCGGCTCCGTGATGCTCGACCTCGAGGGGACACACCTGACCAAGGATGATGAGCGGTTATTGCAGCATCCCGCCGTCGGTGGTGTGATTCTGTTTGCGCGCAATGTTGTCGATGGCACTCAAGTGCGTGAGCTATGCGCCGATATTCGCCGGATAAGGCCCGAGTTGTTGCTATCGGTGGACCAGGAGGGGGGGCGGGTGCAGCGCATCCAGTCCGGTGTGACGCGATTGCCGTCGATGGCCACTTTAGGCGGGCTTTATCAGGAAGATCCTGAAACCACGCTGCGTATCGCCAAGGACGCCGGATGGTTGCTGGGCATGGAGATGGCTGCTTGCGGACTCGATCTGAGCTTTGCCCCGGTGCTTGATGTTGATACCGGTGTTTCCAGCGTGATCGGCGATCGTAGCTTCGGTGCCGACCCCAAACGGGTGGCTCGCCTGGGGGAGGCCTTTATCCACGGCTTGCACGAAGCCGGCATGGCGGCGGTAGGAAAGCACTTCCCCGGCCATGGCGGAATAGCTGCCGATTCTCATCTGGAGTTGCCGGTGGATGAACGTTCGCTGGACACCCTGAAGGCCACCGATCTTGTACCGTTCACCCACCTTGCCTCCCAGCTGGATGGCATCATGCCGGCACATGTCGTCTACAGCGCCTTCGATTCGCGTCCCGCAGGGTTCTCGCCGAGCTGGCTGGGAATGTTGCGTGAGTCTCTGGGCTTCAAGGGCTGTATATTTTCCGATGACTTGAGCATGGCCGGTGCCCACGAGGCGGGGAGCCCCAGTGAGCGGGCTCGGGCCGCGCTGGATGCCGGCTGCGACATGCTGCTGGTATGCAACGACCGCGAGGCGGCGGTTGAGGTGCTGGAAAGTTGCGAGAGCCTAGATTGCCGTCGAGCTGCAAAATTGCGCTATGGCCGAGCCAGGCCGAATCTGGAAGCCCTGACCGCTCTGGCCCGATGGCGTCGCACCCATGCCCGTCTCGAGGCACTTGCCGCCGAGGGCTCTAGCTGA
- a CDS encoding L,D-transpeptidase, producing MYTPRLETLPPKAAAWVEIDIADQCLVLWHGQEVQWSCQVSTAQAGTGQEEGSGRTPLGWHYIRAHIGREKPPGSVFRGRRPTGEIFSEALAERYPERDWILTRILWLCGLEPGVNRGGSVDSQRRYIYLHGTPLDQPMGVARSHGCIRMRDADLMALFDQARPGTAVWIHG from the coding sequence ATGTACACGCCGCGACTTGAAACCCTTCCTCCGAAAGCTGCTGCCTGGGTGGAAATCGATATTGCCGACCAGTGCCTGGTGCTATGGCACGGTCAGGAGGTGCAATGGTCATGTCAGGTTTCCACGGCACAAGCGGGAACCGGCCAGGAGGAGGGTAGCGGCAGAACCCCGCTGGGATGGCACTATATTCGTGCCCATATCGGTCGGGAAAAGCCGCCGGGAAGTGTGTTTCGCGGCCGTCGGCCGACCGGTGAGATTTTTAGCGAAGCCTTGGCCGAGCGCTATCCCGAGCGCGACTGGATACTGACGCGGATCCTCTGGCTGTGCGGACTGGAGCCTGGTGTCAATCGGGGCGGGAGCGTGGATTCCCAAAGACGCTATATTTATCTGCATGGTACACCTCTCGACCAGCCGATGGGTGTCGCGCGCTCCCATGGTTGTATACGCATGCGCGACGCAGACCTTATGGCGCTGTTCGACCAGGCCAGGCCAGGCACTGCTGTATGGATTCACGGGTGA
- a CDS encoding TetR/AcrR family transcriptional regulator, which yields MAQSDTVTRILDTAEVLFAERGFAETSLRNITSKAKVNLAAVNYHFGSKKALIQAVFSRYLDPFTQRFHAALDELENRYNGQVIPLEELLETMARTVLEVPAERNSLKVFMRLLGLAYSQAQGHLRRHIQSEYGEAFTRFTELVRQATPELPDAERFWRLHFMLGTVIFTLSGLDALRDIAAKDYQEQVTVKDLVRRMRPVVVAAMNAPLPEPAGERHVHAAT from the coding sequence ATGGCCCAATCTGATACCGTTACCCGTATTCTCGATACGGCGGAGGTGCTGTTTGCCGAAAGGGGGTTTGCGGAGACATCCTTGCGCAATATCACCAGCAAGGCGAAGGTCAACCTGGCGGCGGTCAATTATCACTTCGGTTCCAAGAAAGCATTGATACAAGCCGTTTTTTCCCGCTATCTCGATCCCTTTACCCAGCGCTTTCATGCGGCTCTGGATGAGTTGGAAAACCGTTACAACGGACAAGTCATCCCGCTGGAAGAACTGCTCGAGACCATGGCCAGGACGGTTCTGGAAGTACCGGCGGAACGCAACAGCCTAAAAGTGTTCATGCGTCTTCTGGGGCTTGCCTATAGCCAGGCCCAAGGACATTTGCGCCGGCATATCCAGTCGGAGTACGGGGAAGCTTTCACACGCTTTACCGAACTGGTCCGCCAGGCAACTCCCGAGCTGCCCGATGCCGAACGTTTCTGGCGCCTTCATTTCATGTTGGGGACGGTGATCTTCACGCTTTCGGGACTGGACGCTTTGCGCGACATTGCCGCCAAGGATTATCAGGAACAGGTAACGGTAAAGGATCTGGTTCGCCGCATGCGCCCGGTGGTGGTCGCGGCGATGAATGCACCGTTGCCGGAACCGGCAGGGGAGCGTCATGTACACGCCGCGACTTGA